From Candidatus Poseidoniia archaeon, a single genomic window includes:
- a CDS encoding ceramidase domain-containing protein, with protein sequence MIDADYLRDRREFCVGLAVVVAIFVAFALAYALNDGSWGAASDGRIGDAAHYCERITAGFIREPANTLSNIPFVLVGLWVLWRMQHDPVAGRPSLATRSWFTAAYGGACIAVGVGSFAMHGFNTDWGGWLDLSGMMMYITMPVFYNFARFLGWDERQFLAGYLGTNALLSVLHWQYGIGLFVWGFAIAIWLAQETAIRYQRQPLAIFLVPITGILILFNYNPVDFVREQVGVIIIIFMLLLAWFLYQLDEIRLQRTYSPYFWGGFAAYLLASFIWRASQQGGALCEPDTLLQGHALWHLLGAVAMFCFYHYFRTETSDAA encoded by the coding sequence GTGATTGACGCCGACTACCTCCGCGACCGCCGCGAGTTCTGTGTCGGCCTCGCCGTCGTCGTCGCCATCTTTGTGGCCTTCGCGCTCGCGTATGCGCTGAACGACGGCAGCTGGGGCGCCGCGTCCGACGGCAGGATTGGCGACGCGGCGCATTATTGCGAGCGAATCACGGCCGGCTTCATCCGCGAGCCGGCGAACACGCTATCGAACATCCCCTTCGTGCTGGTCGGGCTGTGGGTGCTGTGGCGGATGCAGCACGACCCGGTCGCGGGGCGGCCATCGCTGGCGACCCGCAGCTGGTTCACCGCCGCCTATGGCGGTGCGTGCATCGCGGTCGGCGTCGGCAGCTTCGCGATGCACGGCTTCAACACCGACTGGGGTGGGTGGCTCGATCTCAGCGGTATGATGATGTACATCACGATGCCGGTGTTCTACAACTTCGCGCGCTTCCTCGGCTGGGACGAACGACAATTCCTCGCGGGCTATCTCGGGACCAATGCATTGCTGAGCGTGCTGCACTGGCAATACGGTATTGGACTCTTTGTCTGGGGTTTCGCAATTGCCATCTGGCTGGCGCAGGAGACTGCCATCCGCTACCAGCGCCAGCCGCTGGCAATCTTCCTCGTGCCGATTACGGGGATACTTATCCTCTTCAATTACAATCCCGTCGATTTCGTTCGCGAACAGGTCGGTGTCATAATCATAATTTTCATGCTACTGCTGGCGTGGTTCCTCTACCAGCTCGACGAAATCAGGCTACAGCGGACCTACTCGCCTTACTTCTGGGGCGGCTTCGCGGCATACCTGCTAGCAAGCTTCATCTGGCGAGCGAGTCAGCAGGGGGGCGCGCTGTGCGAGCCGGACACGCTGCTGCAGGGGCATGCGCTGTGGCACCTGCTGGGCGCGGTCGCGATGTTCTGCTTCTACCACTACTTCCGGACCGAGACGAGCGACGCGGCATGA
- a CDS encoding GNAT family N-acetyltransferase: MELLTERLRLRSCREEDLKPLAAAIAPPAVSDWLCNLPRPYTLADAREFMQRTAAPGAGWEGIIALRDSDALIGGVRLTQSAAPGEQPVLAAPSAPAERQQPREATLGYWVARARWGKGYATEAASALLAWGFRELKLERVSASTLPGNRPSQAVLRRLGFAYVGMRLAETGACGPQRVPHYLLERPTH; the protein is encoded by the coding sequence ATGGAGCTGCTCACCGAGCGGCTGCGGCTGCGCTCCTGTCGCGAAGAGGACCTGAAGCCACTGGCGGCCGCCATCGCCCCGCCGGCGGTCAGCGACTGGCTCTGCAATTTACCGCGGCCCTACACGCTCGCAGACGCGCGCGAGTTCATGCAGCGCACCGCGGCGCCTGGGGCCGGATGGGAAGGCATCATCGCGCTGCGCGACTCCGACGCGCTCATCGGCGGTGTGCGGCTGACACAGTCAGCCGCGCCGGGGGAGCAACCCGTGCTCGCCGCCCCGTCCGCGCCCGCCGAACGGCAGCAGCCCCGCGAGGCGACGCTCGGCTACTGGGTCGCGCGCGCGCGCTGGGGCAAGGGCTACGCGACCGAGGCGGCGTCCGCACTGCTGGCGTGGGGCTTCCGCGAGCTGAAGCTCGAGCGCGTCAGCGCCAGCACGCTCCCCGGCAACCGCCCCTCGCAAGCGGTGCTGCGGCGGCTCGGCTTCGCCTACGTCGGGATGCGGCTGGCGGAGACCGGGGCGTGCGGCCCGCAGCGCGTGCCGCACTACCTGCTCGAGCGGCCAACACATTGA
- a CDS encoding PRC-barrel domain-containing protein, with amino-acid sequence MLHEASRIIGLSVYTRRGAHLGTVHDVRLDTTSRRIDSLYVTGTEPRLVPDGASIIVPYRWVQDLDDVVVLRHFPEPLEFGETAEVADAEMEFEE; translated from the coding sequence ATGCTCCACGAGGCTTCACGCATTATCGGGTTGTCGGTCTACACCCGCCGCGGTGCTCACCTCGGCACAGTCCATGACGTGCGGCTCGATACGACCTCGCGCCGCATCGACAGCCTCTACGTCACCGGCACCGAGCCGCGGCTGGTCCCGGACGGCGCCAGCATCATCGTACCCTACCGCTGGGTGCAGGACCTCGACGACGTGGTCGTGCTGCGCCACTTCCCCGAACCGCTCGAGTTCGGCGAGACCGCCGAGGTCGCCGACGCGGAAATGGAATTCGAGGAGTAG
- a CDS encoding 30S ribosomal protein S17e: protein MGQVRPTYIKRIAIELVKNHGDRFTDDFDHNKLQVAELTDVSSISMRNRISGYVTRYRKQEQA from the coding sequence ATGGGTCAGGTCAGGCCGACTTACATCAAGCGCATCGCCATCGAACTGGTGAAGAACCACGGCGACCGCTTTACCGATGACTTCGACCACAACAAGCTGCAGGTCGCCGAGCTGACCGACGTCAGCTCCATCTCCATGCGCAACCGTATCTCCGGCTACGTTACCCGCTATCGCAAGCAGGAACAGGCGTGA
- a CDS encoding geranylgeranyl reductase family protein, which translates to MTRYDVVVEGAGPAGATAAYYLAKQGRSVALVDRAKFPREKACGGGLCVHIEEFDHIVENWDDFLESKCTRGIVYGPDGLAVDYTQETPFFYNIRRFTFDNKLVEYAVGAGATLMEGIAVKDFQVEPDKVVTELRDGSKLESEVIIGAGGAFDMVARRIRADEGLPMKWADEDIATALYFEIEVGREYMDAVYGPERISMAHIKYNGLDGYGWSFSKDTVLNVGIGCPRSTIRRAKAENPEWDERQYLLDYVATLKEQGWFPRNLEVSRDMLAGSNIPVGMGLQPSAGDRMIVIGDAGGFVSPLSGEGLYYALDSGRLAAETLERLFESDKFSKVELMEYHRAWRNKWGDDLEWLKVAWHLLMFMPSSLIRYAALDEETKMFFTHMFVGSMPAYQIKNRVLALIAEGVLKQDVLPLLQRREVLVPEVRSPAA; encoded by the coding sequence GTGACCAGGTACGACGTCGTCGTCGAAGGGGCAGGACCGGCAGGCGCTACGGCGGCATACTACCTCGCAAAACAGGGGCGCTCGGTGGCGCTGGTCGACCGCGCCAAGTTCCCGCGCGAGAAGGCGTGCGGCGGCGGCCTCTGCGTGCATATCGAGGAGTTCGACCACATCGTTGAGAACTGGGACGATTTCCTCGAGAGCAAGTGCACGCGCGGTATCGTCTACGGGCCGGACGGCCTCGCCGTCGATTACACGCAGGAAACGCCGTTTTTCTACAACATCCGCCGCTTCACTTTCGACAACAAGCTGGTCGAATACGCGGTTGGGGCGGGCGCGACGCTGATGGAGGGTATTGCGGTGAAGGATTTCCAGGTCGAGCCCGACAAGGTCGTCACCGAACTGCGCGACGGCAGCAAGCTCGAGAGCGAAGTCATCATCGGCGCTGGTGGCGCGTTCGACATGGTCGCACGCCGCATCCGCGCCGACGAGGGGCTGCCGATGAAGTGGGCCGACGAGGATATCGCGACCGCGCTCTATTTCGAAATCGAGGTCGGCCGCGAATACATGGACGCAGTTTACGGCCCCGAGCGCATCTCGATGGCGCACATCAAGTACAACGGGCTTGACGGCTACGGCTGGTCATTCTCGAAGGATACGGTGCTGAATGTCGGCATCGGCTGCCCTCGCTCAACCATCCGCCGCGCGAAGGCGGAGAACCCGGAGTGGGACGAGCGGCAGTACCTGCTCGACTACGTCGCGACGCTCAAGGAGCAGGGGTGGTTCCCGCGCAACCTCGAAGTCAGCCGCGACATGCTCGCCGGCTCCAACATCCCGGTCGGCATGGGGCTGCAGCCGAGCGCCGGCGACCGGATGATAGTCATCGGCGACGCCGGCGGTTTCGTGTCGCCGCTCTCGGGCGAGGGGCTCTACTACGCGCTCGACTCGGGGCGATTGGCTGCGGAGACGCTGGAGAGGCTGTTCGAGAGCGATAAATTCTCCAAGGTGGAGCTGATGGAGTACCACCGCGCGTGGCGCAACAAGTGGGGCGACGACCTGGAGTGGCTCAAGGTGGCGTGGCACCTGCTGATGTTCATGCCTTCCTCGCTCATCCGCTACGCTGCTCTCGACGAGGAGACCAAGATGTTCTTCACCCACATGTTCGTCGGCTCGATGCCGGCCTACCAAATCAAGAACAGGGTGCTGGCGCTGATTGCAGAGGGTGTGCTGAAGCAGGATGTCCTGCCGCTCCTGCAGCGGCGTGAGGTCCTGGTGCCCGAGGTCAGGTCGCCCGCAGCCTGA
- a CDS encoding MFS transporter, protein MKRLDWYLAVNHGYTHAVLLGIPVLILGLVATDGWTRVELVRWFALGGMAYGFGAFPAGWLAAQRPGETMTGGLALAAAGLVLAAASPAQTGPALVICGAGLAAYHPAGMAVLAEAYPDGTGRALARNGVGGNIGQVAGPLLAAAWAWPWIGPQGVLWIFAAGAVATLLLGLGTVPAPAVSAVRGRSALLALLTLPVIALQSASTLNGFAFRSVMVITPLEVEDFLAALEVTPQGAAPTVALLIAVATVTGIPGTLAAGRAIERYGAGVVIFVAALGVLAGATLLAGGLTGALPGGLWLAAAGMAVFGAFTYGSQPALNTRLAELTDTEGRAVLYGFTFALRFGLSFGAPLLVLAVQWEAPQVMAALCALAVLPSAWAWKQR, encoded by the coding sequence GTGAAGCGTCTCGACTGGTATCTCGCCGTCAACCACGGCTACACACACGCCGTGCTGCTCGGCATTCCCGTACTCATTCTGGGACTGGTGGCGACCGACGGCTGGACGCGCGTGGAACTGGTGCGCTGGTTCGCGCTGGGCGGGATGGCGTACGGCTTCGGCGCCTTCCCCGCCGGCTGGCTCGCGGCGCAGCGCCCCGGCGAGACCATGACGGGCGGGCTGGCGCTCGCGGCCGCCGGCCTTGTGCTGGCGGCCGCGTCGCCCGCGCAAACCGGCCCCGCGCTGGTCATCTGCGGCGCCGGGCTGGCCGCCTACCACCCGGCCGGGATGGCAGTGCTGGCCGAGGCTTACCCCGACGGCACCGGCCGCGCGCTGGCGCGCAACGGCGTCGGTGGCAACATCGGGCAGGTTGCCGGCCCGTTGCTCGCCGCCGCGTGGGCGTGGCCGTGGATCGGCCCACAGGGCGTGCTCTGGATTTTCGCCGCAGGAGCGGTAGCGACACTGCTGCTCGGGCTCGGCACGGTGCCGGCGCCCGCGGTTTCCGCCGTGCGGGGGCGCAGCGCGCTGCTGGCACTGCTGACGCTGCCGGTCATCGCGCTGCAATCCGCTTCGACGCTGAACGGCTTCGCGTTCCGGTCGGTGATGGTCATCACGCCGCTCGAGGTCGAGGATTTCCTGGCTGCGCTGGAGGTGACCCCGCAAGGCGCCGCGCCGACGGTCGCCTTGCTGATTGCGGTCGCGACCGTCACCGGTATCCCCGGCACGCTGGCGGCCGGCCGCGCCATCGAACGGTATGGCGCCGGCGTGGTGATTTTCGTCGCCGCGTTGGGGGTGCTCGCCGGCGCGACGCTGCTGGCGGGTGGCCTGACGGGGGCGCTGCCGGGCGGGCTCTGGCTCGCGGCGGCAGGGATGGCGGTTTTCGGCGCGTTCACCTACGGCAGCCAGCCGGCGCTGAACACCCGGCTGGCGGAGCTGACTGATACTGAAGGGCGCGCCGTGCTCTACGGCTTCACCTTCGCGCTGCGTTTCGGACTCTCGTTCGGCGCGCCGCTGCTGGTGCTGGCGGTGCAGTGGGAGGCACCGCAGGTGATGGCGGCGCTCTGCGCGCTGGCGGTGCTGCCGTCAGCGTGGGCCTGGAAGCAACGCTAA
- a CDS encoding glycosyltransferase family 2 protein translates to MRTLTVVIPTLNEGESIGPTIDAIPRDLNWLEVDIIVVDGNSTDATAAEAEKRGARVINEPRKGYGRAYKTGFAAATGEFIATLDGDTTYPAEVIPHVLALLLNRGLDFITCNRLSMMDSNAMSMTHKVGNWSLTQATNILHGIHIHDSQSGMWIFRRQILKEIQLTSDGMPLSEEIKIETFRRGLNVLEIPVEYRARIGDVKLNTMEDGIRNLWFLLTKMADFR, encoded by the coding sequence ATGCGGACGCTGACTGTCGTCATCCCGACGCTAAACGAGGGCGAATCCATCGGTCCCACCATCGACGCCATTCCCCGCGACCTGAACTGGCTGGAAGTGGATATCATCGTCGTGGACGGGAACTCGACCGACGCCACCGCGGCCGAGGCGGAGAAGCGCGGCGCGCGCGTAATCAACGAGCCGCGCAAGGGCTACGGTCGCGCCTACAAAACGGGCTTCGCCGCCGCGACGGGCGAGTTCATCGCGACACTCGACGGCGACACTACCTACCCGGCCGAAGTCATCCCGCACGTGCTGGCGCTGCTGCTCAACCGCGGGCTGGACTTCATCACCTGCAACCGGCTCTCGATGATGGACTCCAACGCAATGTCGATGACCCACAAAGTGGGCAACTGGTCGCTCACGCAGGCGACCAATATCCTGCACGGAATCCACATCCACGACTCGCAATCCGGCATGTGGATTTTCAGACGACAGATATTAAAAGAAATCCAGCTCACCAGCGACGGGATGCCGCTCTCGGAAGAGATAAAAATCGAGACCTTCCGGCGCGGGCTGAATGTGCTTGAAATCCCGGTCGAATACCGCGCGCGGATTGGTGACGTCAAGCTGAATACCATGGAAGACGGCATCCGCAATCTCTGGTTCCTGCTGACCAAGATGGCGGACTTCCGGTGA
- a CDS encoding ATP-binding cassette domain-containing protein → MGAIETHGLTKRFGELVAVDNLDLDVAEGEIFGLLGPNGAGKTTTISMLATLLGLDGGSASVAGYDVVQQPAKVREQIGIVFQDPSSDDILTGHENLYLHGLMYGVPRAVIPGRIEEALELVQLKGREHDLVRTYSGGMRRRLELARGLLHHPRILFLDEPTLGLDPQTRQRIWAHIESIVAERSVTIILTTHYMEEADRLCDRLAIIDFGSIVALDSPTALKAVVGGDTVQLEVADAAAAVAALEALECVSRCEVRDGRLDVAVQDVAQNLPAIFAAAGDIASFSVRNTTLDDVFLHYTGHDIRNEGAEGVAKHMHRVRSVNR, encoded by the coding sequence ATGGGAGCGATTGAGACCCACGGGCTGACGAAGCGCTTTGGCGAGCTGGTCGCGGTCGACAACCTCGACCTCGATGTAGCCGAAGGGGAAATTTTCGGCCTGCTCGGCCCCAACGGCGCCGGCAAGACCACTACTATCTCGATGCTGGCGACGCTGCTTGGCCTCGATGGTGGCAGCGCCTCGGTAGCGGGCTATGACGTCGTGCAGCAGCCGGCGAAAGTGCGCGAGCAGATTGGCATCGTGTTCCAGGACCCGTCGAGCGACGACATCCTGACCGGCCACGAGAACCTCTACCTGCACGGGCTGATGTATGGCGTCCCGCGCGCAGTCATCCCGGGCCGCATCGAGGAGGCGCTGGAGCTGGTGCAGCTCAAGGGGCGCGAGCACGACCTCGTGCGCACCTACTCGGGCGGGATGCGCCGCCGCCTCGAGCTGGCACGGGGTCTGCTGCACCACCCCCGCATCCTGTTCCTCGATGAGCCGACCCTCGGGCTGGACCCGCAGACGCGACAGCGCATCTGGGCGCACATCGAGTCGATTGTCGCCGAACGGAGTGTGACGATTATCCTGACGACGCACTACATGGAGGAGGCGGACCGGCTCTGCGACCGCCTCGCCATCATTGATTTCGGGAGCATCGTCGCGCTTGATTCCCCCACGGCATTGAAGGCGGTCGTCGGCGGGGACACGGTCCAGCTCGAGGTCGCTGATGCCGCGGCAGCCGTAGCGGCGCTGGAAGCGCTCGAGTGCGTCAGCCGCTGCGAGGTGCGCGACGGGCGGCTCGACGTCGCGGTGCAGGATGTGGCGCAGAACCTGCCCGCTATTTTTGCCGCGGCGGGCGACATCGCCAGCTTCAGCGTCCGCAACACCACGCTCGACGACGTCTTCCTGCACTACACCGGTCACGACATTCGCAACGAGGGTGCCGAAGGCGTCGCGAAGCACATGCATCGCGTGCGGAGCGTGAACCGATGA
- a CDS encoding ABC transporter permease: protein MSQLSGLYAIWLREVKVFFREYSRLVGSVLTPLLWLVVVGKGIGASIVDDESFGGVGYDTFIFPGILCMTVLFQSVFYGLYIVWDRKIDFLKEVLAAPLHRSTIFLGKVLGGVTDSMVQVTIIVVLGYFIFPEATYTVQSLAIVYLFMFLLAVTMTSIGLIIGSRMESPEGFSLVVSLVVFPMYFLSGALFLKKNLVNEAPYLYWATVANPVSYAVDAIRYTLLPVEAFNEFGLALDLAVLGGFCVALLGVGTLAFRTMRL from the coding sequence ATGAGCCAGCTCTCGGGGCTCTACGCCATCTGGCTGCGCGAAGTCAAGGTCTTCTTCCGCGAGTATTCGCGGCTAGTCGGGAGTGTACTGACACCACTATTATGGCTCGTCGTGGTCGGCAAGGGCATCGGCGCCTCCATCGTGGACGACGAGAGCTTTGGCGGGGTCGGTTACGATACCTTCATATTTCCCGGAATATTGTGCATGACAGTCCTGTTCCAGTCGGTATTCTACGGACTCTACATCGTCTGGGACCGGAAAATCGATTTCCTCAAAGAGGTGCTCGCGGCGCCGCTCCATCGCTCGACCATCTTCCTCGGCAAGGTGCTGGGCGGGGTCACCGACTCGATGGTGCAAGTCACGATAATCGTTGTTTTAGGATACTTCATCTTCCCCGAAGCGACCTACACCGTGCAGAGCCTCGCCATCGTCTATCTCTTCATGTTCCTGCTGGCGGTGACGATGACCTCCATCGGGCTGATTATCGGCTCGCGCATGGAGTCCCCTGAGGGGTTCTCGCTGGTCGTGAGCCTAGTCGTGTTCCCGATGTATTTCCTCAGCGGTGCGCTCTTCCTGAAGAAGAACCTGGTCAACGAGGCGCCCTACCTCTACTGGGCGACGGTCGCCAACCCGGTCAGCTACGCCGTCGACGCCATCCGCTACACGCTGCTCCCCGTCGAGGCGTTCAACGAGTTCGGGCTGGCGCTCGACCTCGCGGTGCTGGGCGGCTTCTGCGTCGCCCTGCTCGGCGTCGGCACGCTGGCGTTCCGCACCATGCGGCTCTGA
- a CDS encoding dihydroorotate dehydrogenase electron transfer subunit produces MKRPVAAEITEIDNRTSVGHSLWLAPRVGWEAQPVPGQFVMVALRQPPAGFGREVCDAVPMSVAGWEPGRLRLTVKDLGPTTKALLACRPGDSLAVTGPLGHGFSLDARHPLLMGGGVGAPPLLFLAQAFAASGVEPLTLLGGATAAEIFHRDEFPGRVEIATDDGSAGHRGFVTDLLEGRSPDMLYSCGPEPMLVKALEWALASGIPAELCLERYMACGVGLCGVCTIDRDLVCQDGPVLSGEQLADSVEFGKVVHEAGGVVRRL; encoded by the coding sequence GTGAAGCGGCCCGTCGCGGCCGAAATCACGGAAATTGACAATCGCACCAGTGTCGGCCACTCGCTCTGGCTGGCGCCACGCGTGGGGTGGGAAGCGCAGCCGGTGCCGGGGCAGTTCGTGATGGTCGCGCTGCGCCAGCCACCGGCCGGCTTCGGCCGCGAAGTGTGCGACGCGGTGCCGATGTCGGTCGCCGGCTGGGAGCCGGGGCGGCTGCGGCTGACGGTCAAGGACCTCGGCCCGACCACGAAGGCGCTGCTGGCGTGCCGGCCCGGCGACAGCCTCGCCGTCACGGGGCCGCTCGGCCACGGCTTCTCGCTCGACGCGCGGCACCCGCTGCTGATGGGGGGCGGCGTCGGGGCGCCGCCGCTGCTCTTCCTGGCGCAGGCGTTCGCCGCGAGCGGTGTCGAGCCGCTGACGCTGCTGGGCGGCGCGACCGCCGCTGAAATCTTCCACCGCGACGAATTCCCCGGCCGGGTCGAAATCGCGACCGACGACGGCTCGGCCGGCCACCGGGGATTCGTGACTGACCTGCTCGAGGGGCGCAGCCCCGACATGCTCTACAGCTGCGGTCCCGAGCCGATGCTCGTCAAGGCCTTGGAATGGGCGCTCGCGAGCGGCATCCCGGCCGAGCTCTGCCTCGAGCGCTACATGGCGTGCGGTGTCGGCCTGTGCGGGGTGTGCACGATTGACCGCGACCTCGTCTGCCAGGACGGTCCTGTGCTCAGCGGCGAGCAGCTTGCGGACTCGGTCGAGTTCGGCAAAGTCGTCCACGAGGCGGGCGGCGTCGTGCGCCGCCTCTGA
- a CDS encoding dihydroorotate dehydrogenase yields the protein MRVELAGLELANPVLLASGILDSTPGILARMADSGAGALVTKSISLEARPGYAGPTVAEVAPGTWMNAMGLPNPGLAEFLDEFDLRGGTVPVIPNLVADTPAEFGKLAAGVAGAGAKLAEINLSCPHPQAAWTGLLTAQDPDAAAAAVAAAAAHLPVIAKLSPNVSDIGAIAVACAEAGAAAISAINTMPALDIDTELEAPVLGNAFGGLSGPALLPIGLRCVLRAVRALRDGGHATPVVGIGGITSGADAAKYLLCGAQAVQVGTALGGNPERLGEIAAELGDWMESKGYATLEQFRGNALEWLP from the coding sequence ATGCGTGTGGAACTGGCGGGGCTCGAACTCGCCAATCCCGTCCTGCTCGCCTCGGGAATCCTTGACTCGACGCCGGGCATACTGGCGCGAATGGCCGACTCCGGCGCTGGCGCGCTCGTAACCAAATCCATCTCGCTGGAAGCGCGCCCCGGCTACGCCGGCCCGACGGTGGCGGAAGTCGCGCCGGGGACCTGGATGAACGCAATGGGGCTGCCCAATCCCGGGCTGGCCGAATTCCTCGACGAATTCGACCTGCGCGGCGGCACGGTGCCGGTTATCCCCAACCTCGTCGCCGACACGCCCGCGGAGTTCGGCAAACTGGCCGCGGGCGTCGCCGGGGCGGGCGCGAAGCTGGCTGAAATCAACCTGAGCTGCCCGCACCCGCAGGCGGCCTGGACGGGGCTGCTGACCGCGCAGGACCCCGACGCAGCGGCGGCGGCGGTCGCTGCCGCCGCTGCGCATTTGCCGGTCATCGCCAAGCTCTCGCCTAACGTCAGCGACATCGGCGCCATCGCCGTCGCTTGCGCCGAAGCGGGCGCGGCTGCGATTAGCGCTATCAACACGATGCCGGCGCTCGACATCGATACCGAGCTGGAAGCGCCGGTGCTCGGCAACGCCTTCGGCGGCCTTTCGGGGCCGGCGCTGCTCCCCATCGGCCTGCGCTGCGTCCTCAGGGCGGTGCGCGCGCTGCGCGACGGCGGGCACGCGACGCCGGTCGTCGGCATCGGCGGCATCACCAGTGGCGCCGACGCGGCGAAATACCTGCTCTGCGGCGCGCAGGCGGTGCAGGTCGGGACCGCGCTGGGCGGAAACCCGGAGCGGCTGGGCGAAATCGCCGCCGAGCTGGGCGACTGGATGGAAAGCAAGGGCTACGCCACGCTCGAGCAATTCCGCGGCAACGCCCTGGAGTGGCTGCCGTGA